In one Hemitrygon akajei chromosome 3, sHemAka1.3, whole genome shotgun sequence genomic region, the following are encoded:
- the LOC140724612 gene encoding extracellular calcium-sensing receptor-like — translation MFVIHIDDLYENVVKMIRKFVVGTKFGNIVNREKGYHGLERVLHLLESKAEKSHMEFHVDKRESLQLVSSGSLICKRRELFDLFSLSKEGDIDIGGIFALHSRTEQSELSFEIRPRAVKCESFVLRQFRFTQAMIFAIEEINRDPTLLPNITLGYRIYDSCNQPHFSVKAVFEMINGQDPTFPKRSCPPRSLVPAIVADAASSQSLAVAASVGPFKIPMVSYFSTCACLSNRRKFPSFFRTIPSDYFQAKALAQLVKRFGWTWIGTVKSDSDYGNFGMQAFTETVQKLGVCNSPGFKNFLTGLHPSAYPGNDIVEEFWEKTFSCSLKKIDNSTGITTTTAQPRQCTGTENLKAVSNSYTDTSQLRVTNKVYEATYAIAHALHNMFSCKSGEGPFANQSCANISHFQPWQVPKAVCSNSCSPGTRKAARKGLPICCFDCIPCAQGAISNTTDSIECMRCPIDSWSNDRQDQCIQKQNDFLSFAEVMGIILTTLALIGSCSTATIGGVFLLHKDTPIVKANNSELSFLLLFALTLCFLCSISFIGEPSPWSCMLRHTMFGVSFVLCVSCVLGKTIVVVMAFQAKLPSNNVAKWFGPRQQRLTVFLLTLLQCLICTVWLIKSPPIPVRNMAYSNKVILLECNVRSEVAFYCVLGYIGCLSLVCFAVAFLARNLPDNFNEAKYITFSMLIFCAVWISFIPAYVSSPGKYTVAVEVFAILASSFGLLFCIFAPKCYIILLKPERNTKKHLMEKVSS, via the exons TGTCATCTGGCAGCCTGATATGTAAACGTCgagaattgtttgatttgttcAGTTTATCGAAGGAAGGAGACATCGACATCGGCGGAATATTCGCTCTGCACTCCCGTACAGAGCAATCGGAACTTTCATTTGAAATCAGACCCAGAGCGGTGAAATGTGAAAG TTTTGTACTTCGCCAATTCCGTTTCACACAGGCGATGATATTTGCGATTGAAGAGATAAACCGGGATCCCACTCTGCTTCCCAATATTACACTGGGCTACAGGATTTATGATTCGTGCAATCAGCCTCACTTTTCAGTGAAAGCTGTTTTCGAAATGATAAACGGACAGGACCCAACATTCCCGAAGCGATCCTGTCCCCCGCGTTCACTAGTTCCTGCTATAGTGGCTGATGCGGCTTCTTCGCAGTCCCTGGCGGTTGCGGCGTCAGTAGGCCCTTTCAAAATCCCCATG GTTAGTTATTTCTCCACGTGTGCCTGTCTTAGCAACCGGCGGAAATTCCCCTCCTTCTTTCGAACGATCCCAAGCGATTACTTCCAGGCTAAAGCATTGGCCCAACTTGTCAAgcggtttggatggacatggaTTGGAACGGTGAAAAGCGACAGCGATTACGGAAACTTTGGCATGCAGGCCTTCACTGAGACGGTTCAGAAACTTGGGGTTTGCAATTCACCGGGGTTTAAAAACTTCTTAACGGGTCTTCATCCGTCTGCCTATCCTGGTAATGACATAGTTGAAGAATTTTGGGAAAAGACCTTCAGTTGTAGCCTGAAAAAAATAGATAACAGCACAGGGATCACAACGACCACTGCTCAGCCTCGTCAATGTACAGGAACGGAGAACCTAAAGGCTGTGTCTAACAGCTACACGGACACATCTCAGCTGCGGGTGACCAACAAAGTTTATGAGGCTACTTATGCTATAGCCCATGCACTTCACAATATGTTTTCCTGCAAAAGTGGCGAAGGCCCTTTTGCCAACCAGTcttgtgcaaatatttcacattttcagCCGTGGCAG GTCCCCAAGGCAGTTTGTTCCAACAGCTGTTCTCCTGGAACAAGAAAAGCAGCTCGCAAGGGACTGCCAATTTGTTGCTTTGATTGCATTCCGTGCGCACAAGGGGCGATTAGTAACACTACAG ATTCAATTGAGTGCATGAGGTGTCCCATCGATTCCTGGTCCAACGACCGACAAGACCAATGCATACAGAAGCAAAATGATTTTCTCTCATTTGCAGAGGTGATGGGGATTATTCTGACCACATTGGCACTGATTGGAAGTTGCAGTACTGCCACGATAGGTGGCGTTTTCCTGCTCCATAAAGACACTCCGATCGTGAAGGCCAACAATTCAGagctcagcttccttcttctcttCGCACTAACCCTTTGCTTCCTCTGTTCAATCTCATTTATTGGCGAGCCGTCACCATGGTCCTGTATGCTACGCCACACCATGTTTGGCGTTAGTTTTGTCCTCTGTGTTTCCTGTGTTTTGGGCAAGACGATTGTTGTGGTGATGGCATTTCAGGCGAAACTGCCCAGTAATAACGTGGCCAAGTGGTTTGGTCCCCGACAACAACGCCTGACCGTGTTTCTTCTTACCCTGCTACAGTGCTTAATATGTACCGTCTGGCTCATCAAATCCCCACCCATACCCGTCAGAAATATGGCTTATTCGAACAAAGTGATCCTTCTCGAGTGTAATGTGAGGTCTGAAGTAGCATTTTACTGCGTCCTGGGTTACATTGGCTGCCTGTCATTGGTTTGCTTTGCCGTTGCCTTTTTGGCACGAAATTTGCCGGATAACTTCAACGAGGCGAAATATATCACATTTAGCATGCTGATATTCTGCGCTGTTTGGATATCTTTCATTCCAGCTTATGTCAGTTCTCCCGGAAAGTACACTGTGGCCGTGGAAGTGTTCGCAATTTTGGCTTCCAGTTTCGGCTTACTTTTCTGCATCTTTGCGCCTAAATGTTACATTATATTGTTAAAGCCGGagagaaatacaaagaaacatttGATGGAGAAAGTGTCATCGTAA